The Paenibacillus sp. RC334 nucleotide sequence GACAGATCTGCTCCATTTGACTAGTTCAGCCAGCATCGGATGTTTATCAATATATTCGTACCAAGTGGTTTTACCAATGTCGAGTTCCTGATGATGTCCTCTGCATTCACGCCTTCTTCGAACCATTGCTGAATCTCCGCTAGTCTAGGATATACATGGGTTTCCCACTTGGTTGGACGTTCCAATACTTCAGCAAATTTGGGATGTTTCCTTCGATAGTCACCTAGTGTCCAAATATGAATATTTAGCCGTTTCGCAATCTCCTCATCTGTGGCTCCTTCACGTACCCAAACGGGAATATCCTTCAGTCTTGGCACAACGAATTGATCATATTTAGTCAGTATTTTTGGTTTATTTCTTTTGGGCTTGTCACTATTTTTGCTCATTCTGCTCACCTCCATCACGAAAAAAGGGAACAGCCAACTATCGACCATTCCCTATATGTATTCTAGCTTACCCTTCCAATTCAGCCTCGTAAAACAATTCGATATCCTCAATCACCTTTTGAATCAACTCATTGTCCTCTTGAGCTTCCTCAGCCCCTAGCACAGTTACCTTCTCGGCTTGCATGCCCTTTAGGAATCGAATCACCATATTCACTTTTGTCTTACCCACTTGAATCACCCTTTCGGTTTAGTCAGCACATGATACCTCTGATCTTGCTGGCTCAGCAACAACTTCTGAATAGCCCATCTTCACTCCATCCCGAATCAAATATACATCACTATCGCTTCCAACGTGGGCAATATACCGCTTCACAATCACATCTACATATTTGGGATCAAGCTCACTGGTATAGCAAATCCGATCCGTTTCCTCACAAGCAATCAACGTTGAACCTGAACCACCAAATGGATCAAATACGATATCACCAAGCTTACTAGAATTTTTAATCGGATAGCTAATCAAGGGAATCGGCTTCATCGTGGGATGGTACTCATTCCTAAAGGGGCGATCAAATTGCCATAAGGTTGTCTGCTTCCGATCACTGTTCCAGTAGTGTCCACCTGTCGGCTTCCAACCGTATAATACGGGTTCGTGCATCCAGTGATAATCTTGTCTACCCATAACCATCGCTTGCTTAGCCCATATACAGCATTGTGCCAGTTTGAATCCGGCTTCAATAAATGCCTTCCTAAAATTCAAACCTTCACTATCCGCATGGAATACATAAATACTTGCTCCATCATCAGCTACTTCATACATCCGAGTATAGGCAGCTAATAGGAAATCATAAAATTGGTCGTCATCCATCTTATCGTTTTCAATTTTCAATGCAGCCTTCGTCTTGCCCGTATAGTCCACGTTGTAAGGTGGATCGGTCACAATAAGCTGAGCCTTCTTGCCATCCATCAATGTTGCGATATCCTGAGGATTAGTCGAGTCTCCGCAGATTAGCCTATGCTTCCCAAGTAGCCAGATGTCACCTTTACGAGTGATCGGATGTTCAGGCAATGCTTCTTCCACATTAAAATTATCCTCCTCATCCACGGATTCTTCAT carries:
- a CDS encoding site-specific DNA-methyltransferase, whose protein sequence is MKWMKLKIDQLVHAEYNPRKDLKAGDPEFEKIRNSVMEFGYCEPIICNSDYTIVGGHQRAKVLKALGYDEVDCVIVDVNKSKEKALNIALNKITGEWDFEALAALLDELKEVEYNIELTGFDWSEAEKLLDTLHEESVDEEDNFNVEEALPEHPITRKGDIWLLGKHRLICGDSTNPQDIATLMDGKKAQLIVTDPPYNVDYTGKTKAALKIENDKMDDDQFYDFLLAAYTRMYEVADDGASIYVFHADSEGLNFRKAFIEAGFKLAQCCIWAKQAMVMGRQDYHWMHEPVLYGWKPTGGHYWNSDRKQTTLWQFDRPFRNEYHPTMKPIPLISYPIKNSSKLGDIVFDPFGGSGSTLIACEETDRICYTSELDPKYVDVIVKRYIAHVGSDSDVYLIRDGVKMGYSEVVAEPARSEVSCAD